From Amaranthus tricolor cultivar Red isolate AtriRed21 chromosome 4, ASM2621246v1, whole genome shotgun sequence:
CGAGAAGCTGCTCGAAAGAGTCGTTTGAGAAAGAAGGTACATAAGCGTGGGTATTAAAGAGTGAACTTGTTTATTCATGTATGTTCTTCAGAAGTTGTTTATTCCGAATACATGGTGTTCTATGTACAGGCTTATGTTCAGCAATTAGAAAGTAGCCGTCTGAAGCTGGCCCAATTAGAACTACAAATTCAGCAAACGAAACAGATAGTAAGATTTCTGATCCATTATTCTGTTGTATGCTAGTCAACATTTATGACaacgtgggtttgtgggcccgagccCATGGATGCCCCGTGGGTGTGTCCACACAAGTGGGCTCACGGGGTGATGGCCTAACATATTCTTCTTCCATATTCGATTTATATTGTGATATTTgaagtttttatgatttataagTGGAACTGTTAATGGGTTATAACAGGCCTCACATATGGGCACTACCTTGCATGCGAATCTTGGATTCACAGGACATAACAACGCAGGTTCGTTCTATCCACTCTGATTTTTTGTGTGGTTAATTTATAACCCATTTTCTGAATTCTGCATACGGGATTTTAGACGCTTGGTCTGAATTCGCTATTGGCCTTGCAGGATTAGCCGCTTTTGAAATGCAATATGGACACTGGGTTGAAGAGCAAAACCGACAGAATTGTGAACTCAGAACGGCTCTGGAGGCTAACGTGTCGGATGTTGACCTAATAATGCTTGTTGATGTTGGCTTGAATCACTATTCCCATCTTTTTCGGATCAAAGCAGAAGCAGCTAAAACCGATGTCTTCTATTTGATGTCGGGCATGTGGAGAACATCCGTTGAGCAGTTCTTCATCTGGATCGGAGGATTTCGGCCATCGGAACTTTTAAACGTAATGTCcaattctttaaaaataaacttatagtAAATAGCGTGCTTCCATGGAATAGTTAGAGTTACGATACCCACAAGGTTCTTATGGACTCTTTACCCATTTGCAGATTCTCATGCCGCAACTTGAGTCCTTGACCTCACTACAAATGGATGAAATAGGTAGATTACGGTATGCATCTCGACAAGCGGAGGATGCCTTATCACGAGGAGTTGATAAACTTCAGCAAACTCTAACTCAGATCATGTTTGCTGAAGCAGTCGGTGTAGAAATGTACGGCATCCAAATGACCTCTGCATTGGAGAAGTTAGGAGCTATAGAAGGCTTTGTGAACCAGGTAATACATTTTGTGGTGGCTTGTGGTATGCTGGACGTAACCTTTTCTTTTTTGCCGTATCTTGTTTTACTAAAATAACTAGTTACTAGTAAAGGTATTCAAAACAGATCTGATAATCCGACATTTTAATCGAACCTGATTGGTcccgaaaaaaaaaaatgactaaTAATCATGTAAAAA
This genomic window contains:
- the LOC130810068 gene encoding transcription factor TGA3-like, giving the protein MSSTTIQVTNSVTMGMYEPPKAMSRWRDTSKAIVTSNAGASSSIQAESGHENKFNYEYASPEMTEPSLNSEDIARLSEKVQRRLAQNREAARKSRLRKKAYVQQLESSRLKLAQLELQIQQTKQIASHMGTTLHANLGFTGHNNAGLAAFEMQYGHWVEEQNRQNCELRTALEANVSDVDLIMLVDVGLNHYSHLFRIKAEAAKTDVFYLMSGMWRTSVEQFFIWIGGFRPSELLNILMPQLESLTSLQMDEIGRLRYASRQAEDALSRGVDKLQQTLTQIMFAEAVGVEMYGIQMTSALEKLGAIEGFVNQADHLREQALRQMSRILTPRQAARGMVALGEYFHRMRTLSTLWSARPRDTG